The genomic window GCAAATCCTCCAACCTTTATCTCGATAATGCGATGCCATCCTAGCATTATAATACTTCGCGTAGACTCGGGCTAAAGCGTTAAATTTGGCTGCCGAATAATTTGGATAAAAATGAGAGGTTTTATCAATAACTCTTATTCTTGCTGGTGATATATGGCACTTAATATCAATTCCAGGGATCAAAATCTTATGGCTATAGACACCAATTAAGCGGAAGTCTTCATTTAATATAGATTTTTCTGCGTCCGCATTCGGGTTAGCCGTAAAAATTTTCTCGATGGAATTCTCGAAACCGCTTTCTTTAGTTTTCGTACAAGCAAATAAAAATGTAAAAGCGCATATCAATACAATCATGCTTTTCATATAGTCTTTCATTAAAGTTCACTATTCTTCTTTTTAAAATAACCTGTTCAAGGTTGTTTAAACTGCGAATTTCAAAATCATTTTGAGTCATACTCATCGCCTAGAGACTCTGCACGACTCAGACTAAGCCGTTTAAGTTTGATGAGGCTGTCATCTTCATCAATATTAATTAGTGTACAGTATGTACCCTAAAGCAATTTACCGCTTAATATACAAAGCGAATGAAGATAAATATCCTTAGTATTTTCAAATAAATAGATTATCAAAATTGTAATCATTTAAAACCTCGATTTAAAAATAAACATGTGAAAAACGTAATCGTCCCTGACGTTAAGATGAGTTAACCTAACTCAACCAAATTCCATTTTGCAAACCACCCTATTCCCGCATTGCAAAACGCAAATCCCAACATTTACCACCAATACACAACCCGACAAAATCAATATAAAACAATACCTTAACTAACAAACCAATCTTGGTACAGTCCCTGCAATCCACTGATACATAACTCATCATCAGATTTAAAAACGCAAAACAGCCACACACTGGATAAACAACTACAAGGAGTGCGATATGTTAAAGAGACAACGATTCATTCAATTATCGATGATCGCTTATAGCATTGCTGCGCTTAGTTTATCGGGCTGTGTTAGACACTATTCGAGCGATTTAGATCGCGGTGACGAACAGTTTTACGGGGCGATGGATAACTCTGGCGATAAATTTGTGCATGAAGCGCCGCCAAGTGCCGATTTCGCTCGTGGTCTTGATTGTTTGCAACTGCAAAACACCGCTGCACCTGTTAACTATTACACTGACCAACCACTCAACTTAACTGCCGCTAATGATTTACCTGATATGCGCGTTGATCCGATTTTGGCGGAGGGTTTATTGCTTAGCCCGGGTGATTTAATCGAAGTGAATATCGAAGACGGCGAAGGTTTCTCTGGCCGTTACATCATCGATAACAGCGGTGCGGTGAAGATGCCACAAATCGGAAAAATAGCCGCTGCAGGCGACACCACTAACACGTTGGAAACACAAATTGAGTTGGCATTAGTGCGCAATTATATTTTCCAACCTGCAACAGCCGCAGTCACAATTCAAGTACTTAACTGGTCGGCGATTGAAGTGTCAGTAGCTGGTGCGGTATTTCAACCGGGTCGCGTGCTGATTAACGACAAATTACCAAGAGCAACGCAAGAAGATCGTCTTGCTGCGTCAGGTGATTTCTCCCCTACTCGTTTACTTTCTGAAGCACTACGCGCCGCCTCAGGTATTCGCCCTGATGCCAAGTTAGATCAAGTAATGTTGCTACGTAAAGGCTGGCAAGTACAAGTGGATATGACGGGTGTACTTACTGGTAAGTTAGTCAAAGATTACCCATTGGTAGCTGGCGATCGCGTGATTGTCCCAAGCACAGGTTGTTTCCAACCGCACCTTGTTAGACCGAGCCAAATTACGCCAAAAGGTTTTCGCGTATTTATGTCGAATCTAATCGATTCAGCTGGCGATAACACCAGCGCAGCGATTGGTAAATATTCGACTAGCCTGCCTTATGGCACGCGTTTGCTACAAGCAGCAGTATCAGCCAACTGCGTCGGTGGTAAAGATTGGACTAACGCGCCGCGCCGCATTGTGCTTTCAAGCAAAAATCCACTAACGGGTCAAATTCAAGTCATTGAACGTTCAGTGGAAGAGTTACTTACCATGCCAAGCAAAAACAGCATTAATCCGTACTTGATGCCAAACGATGCCGTTGCTTGTTACGACTCTAGTGTTACTAACCTACGTGATATCGCCAAGGCTATGGCCGAGTTGATAACACCGTTTAAGTTACTGTAGGTGATGATATGAAATATCCAATTGTCCCTTTAGATAGATTTGGTCTGATTAGAGCGCATATCTACCGCACACTAAAACGCCCTTATTTGGTGGTTGCGGTGATGTGTTACGCACTAATTGGTTTGTTTACTGCACTATATCTCGCCAAAACACCAGTTTACACCAGCGATATGGAGTTGGTATTACCGGGTACAGGTAATAGTTCGAGTGTGTCACTTAATGATATTGGTGAAGTAGTTTCAAAAACGAATGCCCCTTTTTCTGGCGGTGGTTTTAACCCACGTATTAATTACAAAGAAATGTTATCAAGCCGCACTGTGATTGAGCGCGCTGCAGATAGCTTAAAAATTTCCCCTGTTGATTTTGGCCGCGCTAAAATCAAGCTCACCGAGCAAACGTCAATAATTACGCTGCAAGTTAAAGGCAGTAGCCGCGAACAAGCGCAAGCTAAAGCATTTGCACTCTATCAATCGTTTCAACAAGAGCTTGATAACCTTCGTGCCGATGAAGTATTACGTCGCGATCAAAGCATCAAGAATATTCTTGGTCAGTACCAAGAGCGCATGAATGATACGCGCAACGCGATTGTCGATTTTCAGCAACGT from Psychrobium sp. MM17-31 includes these protein-coding regions:
- a CDS encoding polysaccharide biosynthesis/export family protein; protein product: MLKRQRFIQLSMIAYSIAALSLSGCVRHYSSDLDRGDEQFYGAMDNSGDKFVHEAPPSADFARGLDCLQLQNTAAPVNYYTDQPLNLTAANDLPDMRVDPILAEGLLLSPGDLIEVNIEDGEGFSGRYIIDNSGAVKMPQIGKIAAAGDTTNTLETQIELALVRNYIFQPATAAVTIQVLNWSAIEVSVAGAVFQPGRVLINDKLPRATQEDRLAASGDFSPTRLLSEALRAASGIRPDAKLDQVMLLRKGWQVQVDMTGVLTGKLVKDYPLVAGDRVIVPSTGCFQPHLVRPSQITPKGFRVFMSNLIDSAGDNTSAAIGKYSTSLPYGTRLLQAAVSANCVGGKDWTNAPRRIVLSSKNPLTGQIQVIERSVEELLTMPSKNSINPYLMPNDAVACYDSSVTNLRDIAKAMAELITPFKLL